One stretch of Streptomyces sp. 135 DNA includes these proteins:
- a CDS encoding nucleotidyltransferase domain-containing protein has protein sequence MDDQETVEAHALRVVTELFPHALGAVLGGSAAQGRATRASDLDVAVLLPDSDTSRREVVRHDGRIVELFLNTLQDVPEFFAWDRARRRATVLFIYAQGLPLADPHGHMVRTCRLARNTLAAGPPPLTAAEWEHGRYVLTCSLDDLVGAPPDNRYEQLSLADHALRTAADLVTAHHGAWTGIGKWLPRRLLGADPPIGKALLDGHQAVAEHADAGPLATAVEQVLDLLGGPLREGYSHRWRA, from the coding sequence ATGGATGATCAGGAAACCGTCGAGGCCCACGCTCTCCGAGTGGTCACGGAGCTCTTTCCGCACGCTCTGGGCGCCGTCCTCGGAGGCTCCGCCGCTCAGGGGCGGGCGACCCGGGCCAGTGACCTGGACGTGGCCGTCCTCCTTCCCGACTCGGACACCAGCCGTCGGGAGGTGGTCCGTCACGACGGCCGCATAGTCGAACTGTTCCTCAACACCCTTCAGGACGTGCCGGAGTTCTTCGCCTGGGACAGGGCCCGGCGTCGCGCGACGGTCCTCTTCATCTACGCCCAGGGCCTGCCTCTGGCCGATCCGCACGGGCACATGGTCCGCACGTGCCGACTGGCCCGGAACACCCTCGCCGCCGGGCCGCCTCCGCTCACCGCGGCGGAGTGGGAACACGGCCGCTACGTTCTCACCTGCTCCCTGGACGACCTGGTCGGCGCCCCGCCGGACAACCGGTACGAACAGCTCTCCCTCGCCGATCACGCCCTGCGCACGGCAGCGGACCTGGTCACCGCCCATCACGGCGCCTGGACCGGCATCGGCAAGTGGCTCCCGCGCAGGTTGCTCGGCGCGGACCCGCCCATCGGCAAAGCCTTGTTGGACGGTCACCAGGCCGTGGCGGAGCACGCCGACGCCGGGCCGTTGGCCACCGCGGTGGAGCAGGTGCTCGACCTGCTCGGCGGGCCCTTGCGGGAGGGCTACTCCCACCGCTGGCGCGCCTGA